CAGCTGGCCGTGTGCGGCCACGACCTGCTCGACGCCGCGGCCGGGCCCGCTGCAACGGACCGTGCGGAGGCGGCCCGGGCGGCCCTCGTGGAGGCGGCCGACGTCCTGCTGGACCTGCGCCGCCGCCTGTGACCCGACGCCCTGGCCAGAGCTCTCAGGCGCCGGGGAGGGCCGGCACCGGGCCCGTGCCCGACTCCGGGCGGGCCAGGCCCACAGCCTCGAGGACGTCGGGCAGCATGGCGTGGGCGCACGCGGCGTAGCCCTCGGCGGAGGGGTGGAACCGGTCGGCCGAGAAGTACACCTCGGGCTCGGCCGCGAACAGGGCGCCGATCTTCTCGGCGAGGGGCACCGGGCGCCCGCCCGCTCGGCGCACCCCGATGTCCTGCGCGGCGGCGAGCTCGCGCGACATCCGGCCGGCCACCTGGCGCAGCGGCGCGGCGATCGGCCGCACGGTGCCGAGGTCCGGGCAGGTGCCGACGACGACCTCGCTGCCCGCCTCGCGCAGGCGGGCCACGGCCTCGCTGAGCAGCTGGACGGACTTCTGCGGCCGCACCAGGTGCGTGACGTCGTTGGCGCCGATCATGATCACGGCCACGTGCGGGCGGACGGCGAGCACTCGCTCCACCTGAGCCTCGAGGTCGCGGCTCTGGGCCCCCACGACGGCGACGTTGGTGAGCAGCACCGGCCGGTGCGAGGCGGCCGCGAGCTCGGCCGCGAGCCGGCCGCCGGCGGTGCCCTGCGCGTGCTCGGCGCCGAGGCCGGCCGCGCCGGAGTCCCCGAGCACGGCCAGGCGCAGCGAGGTGCCGCGCGCGGCGTCCGAGCCGGGGGGCAGGTAGCGGCCGTCGGCGTACGGCGGGACACCGCGACGGGGGCCGATCGCCCGCCGCGCCTGGCGCGCCTGGACGACCATCACGCCCACCGCCGCCCCCGCCACCGCGGTGCCGACGCCGAGCAGCCCGCCGCCGCCCTTGGCGGCGGCGGACGCGATACGGCGCACCCGCTCGTCGCGGATCGGCAGCACCGGGAAGGTCGCGGGCACGGCCACATCCTCCCCTCTGGGTCCGACGTATGCACCGCTGTTCGGGCCCGTCCTGTGGGCCTCGCCACGTCCGGCGCGTCGACCCGGCCGCTTCGCCGTCCCCCGCGCGTGCCGCGACAGCGTGCGCCGCTCGAGGCGGGACCACCCCTCGCGGGCGGCTAGGGTCGGCGCCATGCAGGTCTACGACAGCGTGGTCGAGCTGATCGGGCACACGCCCCTGGTGCGGCTCCACTCGGTGACGGCCCATCTCGGCCCCGACGCCCCGGACGTCCTGGCGAAGGTCGAGTACCTCAACCCCGGCGGCTCCGTGAAGGACCGCATCGCCACCCGCATGATCGAGGCCGCCGAGGCCTCCGGCGAGCTCCAGCCGGGGGGAACGATCGTCGAGCCGACGAGCGGCAACACCGGTGTCGGTCTCGCGATCGTGGCGCAGCGCAAGGGCTACCGCTGCATCTTCGTGTGCCCGGACAAGGTCAGCGCCGACAAGCAGAACGTGCTGCGCGCCTACGGCGCCGAGGTGGTCGTGTGCCCCACGGCCGTCGACCCCGAGGACCCGCGCTCCTACTACTCGGTGTCCGACCGCCTGGTGCAGGAGGTGCCGGGCGCCTGGAAGCCGGACCAGTACTCCAACCCGCACAACCCCCGGTCGCACTACGAGACCACCGGTCCTGAGCTGTGGGAGCAGACCGACGGGCGCATCACGCACTTCGTCGCCGGGGTCGGCACGGGCGGCACCATCAGCGGCACCGGCCGCTACCTCAAGGACGTCAGCGACGGCCGGGTGCGGGTGATCGGCGCCGACCCGGTCGGCTCGGTCTACTCCGGCGGCACCGGCCGCCCCTACCTCGTGGAGGGCGTCGGCGAGGACTTCTGGCCGACGACGTACGACCGCACGGTGGCCGACGAGATCGTCGCGGTGTCCGACCGCGACTCGTTCCTCATGACCCGCCGGCTCGCGCGCGAGGAGGGCCTGCTCGTGGGCGGCTCGTGCGGCATGGCCGTGCAGGCCGCGCTCGAGGTCGCCGCCCGCGCCGCCAAGGACGACGTCGTCGTCGTGCTCCTGCCCGACGGCGGCCGCGGCTACCTGTCCAAGGTCTTCAACGACGAGTGGATGGCCGACTACGGGTTCCTCCAGACCTCGGGCGAGCGCACCGTGGGCGACGTGCTGCGCAGCAAGTCCGTCGACCTCCCGCAGCTGGTGCACACGCACCCGCAGGAGACGGTGCGCGAGGCGATCGACATCCTGCGCACCTACGCCGTGTCGCAGATGCCCGTGGTGCGCGCCGAGCCGCCGGTGAAGGCCGCCGAGGTGGTGGGCTCCGTCGTCGACCGCGACCTGCTCGACGCGCTGTTCGAGGGGCGGGCGCACCTGTCGGACCCGGTCGAGAAGCACATGAGCGCCGGGCTGCCGATGATCGGCTCCGGCGAGCCCGTGGCCGCGGCGGTCTCGGCGCTGGAGAAGGCCGACGCCGCGATCGTGGTCGACGACGGTCTGCCGGCCGGCGTGGTGACCCGGCAGGACCTCCTGCACTACCTGTCCAGCTGAGCGCCGGCGGCGACGCGCCGTCACCCGCCCGGCGCGCGGCCGGAACCTTTCCGCACGACGGGGTCGTTAGGCTCGCGACGACGGCCCGACCGAGGGGGACCAGTGCCCGACCAGCCCGACACGCCCGACCAGGGCGGCGCGCAGGGGAAGCCCGGCAAGCCGGGGAAGTCCGGCAAGCCCGGGAAGCAGGACGCCCGCTCCACCCGGGAGAAGGCGGCCGCCGCCCGCGCCGAGGCGCTGCGCGCCGAGCGGGCCCGTCAGCGCCGCACCTCGATCCTCATCGGGCTCGGGCTCGTGGTGCTCGTGGGGCTCATCGTCGGCGCCGTCGTCTGGAACAACGCGCAGTCCTCCACCCCCAGCGGCTCGGTCACGCTTCCCGCCCCCGACCCCGGCGCCGCCCTCCCCACGGGAGTGCTCGGCAGCGACTCCGACACGGCCTACGGCTATCCCCTCGACCCAGCGGCGGGCACGCCGGTCCTCCAGGTGTGGGAGGACTTCCAGTGCCCCATCTGCAAGGAGTTCGAGGCGACCTACGGCAGCAGCCTGAAGAAGCTCGCGCAGGACGGGACCGTGAAGGTGGTCTACCGCCCGACCATCTTTCTGGACTACAGCCAGCTGGGGCTGGGCACCGACCACGCGTCCGCCCGCGCCACGTCCGCATGGGGCTGCGCCATCGACGCCGGCGTCGGCGAGGCCTACCACTCCACGGTGTTCGCCAACCAGCCCACCGAGGGCGTGGGCTACACACAGGACGTGCTGAAGCAGTTCGGGGCCACGGCCGGCCTGAGCGGGGGAGCGCTCACGACCTTCGACTCGTGCGTCGACCAGCAGACCTACCTGGGCTGGGCGTCGAACTCCTACCAGGCCTTCCAGGACAACGGGATCCCCGGGACGCCCAACCTGGTGCTCAACGGCAAGGAGCTGCCCGACTCGGTGCGCGGGCTGTCGCCGGCGGACTTCGTCGCCTACATCACGCAGCACCGCAACGACTGACGCCGGCGCGTCGACGTCGCGCCCGTGCCGCCTTCGTCAGAGCTTGCGCACCATCTGGATGGCGGTGACCTCGAAGCCCATCTGTTCGTAGAGGGCCTGGGCACCGAGGTTGTGCCCGAACACGTTGAGCCCTACGGAGACGACGCCCCTCGCGCGCAGCTCCTCGACGGCGGCCTCGAGGATCGCGCGGCCGTAGCCGTGCCGCCGCAGGGGCTCGGGCACCTCGAGGTCGTAGCCGAACGCGGTGGTGCCGTCCGGGGTGTCGGTCAGCGCGACCCAGAGGATCCCGACCTCGCGCTCGCCGTCGTACGCCGTCCAGAGGAGCTGACCCGGCGTCGCGAGCCCGTCGGGGAGCAGGCGCGCGTAGTCCTCGGCCGCCTTGGCCCGTGACTCGGCGTCGCCCTTGGCCCCGGCCAGGCGCATGCTCTCGGCGTACCCCTCCTCCGCGGTCGCGCGGTAGGCGTCGTACTGCTCCTGGGTCATCGGCTCGAGCCGCACCTGCACCATGCGCGGACCCTAGCCGCGGGGCCGGGCGGGACACGGCTCGGTTTCGACGGGGACGGCGCCGGTGCGCCCGGGTGATGCTGCCAAGGTGGTGCCCGTGGTCCCCCCGTTGTGGAAGCGCGCCCCGCTGCGCGCGTTCACACGCGGGGGCGGCGGGGTGCTGCTCGTGGGCGCGCTGCTCGCGGCCACCACGAGCGCCGCGTCGGCGCCGATGTTCGGCCAGCTGGCCGGCGAGGCGGCCCTGTCCGCGACGCTGGCCACCGTGCCGGAGGGAGCCCGCACGTCGGACTCTCCCGCCGTGAGCCTCGTGGGCGGCCGGTCGCCGCGCAGCGCCGACCAGGTCGTGTACCAGCAGCGGATGGCGCTCATCCCGGGGCTGACCACGCCGACCATCACCGGGCAGTCCGTGGGCCCGGACCTGCACCACGCACCCGCCGCGGCCGAAGGACCCCATCCCGCCCACGATCACGCTGCCGCTGGCCGGCACGTACGCCGTCGCCGCCGACGGACGCCGCCCCGCCGACCCGCCGGGCACGGCCATCTGGTCGCGGCGCGTCGGCGGCCTGCCCACCGACGCCTCGCTCACCACGCTGCCCGCCTACCTCGTGGTGGGCGACGTCGACACCGTGGACCGCGCCTCGCAGGCGATCGGCGACGACCTCATCTGGCGGGTGAACGCCGAGCTCGCCCCGGGACTGACGCTGGACGCGGCGAAGGTGACCGCGGCCGGCGTCGCGGAGCTGCGCGACGAGACGAAGGCGCCCAACGGCGAGCCGCCCGGTCCGCTGCGGCTCGGCGTGGTGTCGGGGATCGAGTCGCTGGTGGCCGAGGCGGACTTCCTCGCGGGGCTCACCCGGCAGCGTGGCGACCTGCTCGCCGGCGCGGGCGTGGCGGCGGGGCTGCTGACAGCGCTCGGCCTCGCGGTGCTCCTGGTGCTCGACCGTCGGCGCGAGCTGCGCCACGGGGCTGCCGTGGGGGTGGGGCCGGTGCGGGTGCTGGGCCTGTGGTCGCTCGAGGCGCTGCTGCCCGCCGTCGTCGCGGTGCTGCTCGGCGTGCTCGTCGCCTGGCTGGTGCTGCGCGCGGCCGGACCCCCCGGGCCGCTGCTCGCGACGTCGGTCGGCACGGGCGCCCGGCGGGCCGTGCTGGTGGGGCTGCTCGGCGTCGTCGGGATCGGCGCCGTGGGGGCCGTGGCCGTGGTGACGCTCGAGCGCGGCCTCACGGCGCGACCGCGCGTGCGCGTGCCGTGGGTGGCGGTGCTCGTGGTGGGTGCGGTCGTCGCCGCGGTCGCGGCGTGGACGACGCCGGCCAGGTCGCCGGGTCCGGTCGCGCTCGCGGTGCCCGCCCTGGTGTGCGCCGCCGTCGGCGCGCTCGTGGCGGTGCTCGTCGGTTGGGCGGTGCGGGTGGTCGCGCGCCGCCGCGCGGCGGCCCTGCCCCGCAGCGCCGCGCGCGCCTCCCGCTGGCTCGCCGTCCGCCGCCTCGCCGGCGCCGGAAGCGAGCAGACGTTCGTGGTGTCCGTGATGGCGCTCGGCCTCGGCATGACCCTGTTCGCGATGTCCGCCGTCGCGGCGGCCCAGGTGGCTGTCGCGGACCGGGTGGCGGTGGCGAACGGCGCCGCCACGGTCGCCCAGATCGACGGCTCGTGGCTGCTCGACCCCGACGCGCCGCGCCTGCCGACGAACGAGGAGCTCGCGGCCGGCGTGAAGGTGCCGAAGGGCCGCACGCCGCCGGTGCCCGACGGCATGACGCTGGTGTGGCGCTCGCTCGTGTCGCTCAGCGGCGAGTTCGGCTACCGCGACCTCATGGCCGTCGACCCGGCGCAGCTGCTCGCCGTGGCCGACTGGGGGGAGGGCGCCACCATGGCCCGGGCGCGCGACGCCGTCACCGCACTGGCCTCCGCGGACGCGGTCGCGATGCAGGATCCGTCGCGCGCGGCGATCCCGGTCATCGCCGTGAACGAGCCGAGCCTGCGCGCCGGCGACCTCGCGGTGCTCAGCGGCCAGGCGTGGACCTCGCCCGTGTCGGTCGTGGCGAGCGTGCCGGCGTTCCCGGGGCTGCGCAGCCGGCCGATGCTCGTGGCGGCCACGCCCACGCTGTTCGCCAGCCAGGCGCGCTACGACCCGCGCCTCGCGCCGCCGGACGAGACGCTGTCCAACCGGCCGTTCGCCGAGACCTGGCTGTGGTCGTCGGGCTCCTCCCGCGAGCTCACCGACTACCTGGCGCAGCACGGCGTGACGCCCACCGCGCTGACGACGACGGACCAGGCCGCGCAGACGCCCACCATCGCCGCGGCGACGCGCTCGCTCGGCTACCAGGGCGCGGTGGGCGCGTTCCTCGCGCTCGTGTCCGTGGTGGTCGCCGCCGTGTACGCGCGCCGGATGGTGCGCCGCTCCCGCGCGGCCGACGCCCTGCTCGTGCGGGTCGGCGTCGGGCGGCGCGGGGTGGGGGCGGCGCGCACGTGGGAGCTCGGGCTGCTCGTGGTGGTGGCGCTCGTGGCGGCCGTGGCGTCGGTCGTGCTCGTCTCGCCGCTCGGCCCCCTGCTGCTCGACCTCGACCGGGGCGCGAGCCCCGCCTACGAGCTGCACCCGACGTGGGCCGGTGTCGCGGTCACCTGCGCGGTGGCGCTCGTGATGCTCGTGGTGGCGTGGCTGTCCGGGGTGCGCCCCACGACGTCGTCGCGCGGACCGTCGCCGGAGGAGGTGCTGCTGCGTGAAGGGAGCTGAGCCGGCGTCCCAGGTGGCCGTGCGCTGCCTGCGGCTGGTGAAGATGTACGCCGCCCCCACCGGCGAGACGCAGGCGCTGCGCGGGGTCGAGGCGGAGTTCCGCACCGGCACCGTGAGCGCCGTGACCGGGCCGTCGGGCAGCGGCAAGTCGAGCCTGCTCTCGATCGTCGCGCTCCGGGAACGCCAGACCGGCGGCGACCTCGAGGTGCTCGGGCACGCGGCGTCGGCGATGTCGACGTCGGCCCTCGCGGCCTTGCGCCGCAAGCACATCGCGTGGGTGGCGCAGCGCCCGACGGAGGTGCTGTTCCCGCACCTCACGGCGCAGGAGCAGCTGGCCCAGACCGCCGCGCTGCGCGGCGGCGACGGCGAGGACGTCACCGCGCTGCTCGGGCGCATGGGTCTCGAGCACCGGCGTGCCGCGCACGTCGCACAGCTCTCGGGTGGCGAGCAGCAGCGGCTGGCCGTGGCGGTTGCGGTGCTCTCGGGCGCGGACGTCGTGGTGGCCGACGAGCCGACGGCCGAGCTCGACGACGAGTCCGCCGCCCTCGTGCTCGCCGAGCTGCGCCGGCGCGCGGAAGCCGGTGCGTGCGTAGTGATCTCGACCCACGACGACCGCGCGATGCGGGCGGTGGACCGCACGCTGGCGCTGCGGCACGGCGTCCTGTCGTCGGAGCGCTCGCAGAGCGGCGTCTCGCTCGCGGCGATCGACTCCGCCGGGCGGCTCCAGCTGCCGGCGTCGGCCCTGGCGCTGTTCCCGGACGGGCGCGCCGTGCTCGAGGTGGGCGACGCCGAGGTGCGGCTGCGGCCACCGCACGACACGGGGGAGGGGTCGTGAGCGCCGCCGCCTCCGGGGACGCCACCGTGGTGGTCGTCGACCGGGTGACGCACGCCTTCGGGCCCGAGGCGTCCGACGTCGTGCTGCACGACGTCTCCTTCGAGGTGGGACCGGCCGAGCTCGTGGTGCTCGCGGGCCGGTCCGGCTCGGGCAAGTCGACGCTGCTGCACCTGGTGGCCGGCGTCGCGCACCCCACCCACGGCACGGTGCAGGTGCTGGGCCGCGCGGCCGACTCGTGGGGTGACTGGGCCACCGTCGCGCTGATGCCGCAGCGCTCGTCGGTGAGCCCGGAGCTGTCGGTGCGCGAGAACGTCGGCCTGCCCGCCGCGCTGCGCGGGCGCGACGTCGACGACGCGCTGCTCGATGCGCTGGGGCTGGCCGAGATCGGGCACCGCCCGGCCGCCGACACGTCGCTGGGGGAGCAGCAGCGGGTGTCGGCCGCGCGGGCGCTCGCCCTCACGCCCACCCTCGCCCTGCTCGACGAGCCGACCAGCCACCAGGACGACGACCACGTCGACCTTGTGCTCGCGGCGCTGCGCGACGCCGGCCGCGCGGGGACGGCGCTGCTCGTGGCCACGCACGACCCCCGGGTGATCGCGATCGCCGACCGCACCGTGCACCTCGCCCAGGGCCGCGTCGTCGACCCCTGACCCCGCCCGACCCCGTCGTTACGGCCCGAAAGCGCGGAGACCGGGCCCGGATCCGGTTCTTCGGGCAGTAACGACGGGTCCGGACCGGAACGCGGTTGACCGACGCGGTCGCGTGGGCCAGCCTTCACGGCGGCCGGGGTCCGCCCGGCCCCATCCCGAGGAGCACCCGTGCACACCCCCGTCGACGCGACGAGCACCCGGCGCAGCGAGCGCCCGGCGCCCGGCTGCGCGTATCGACGCCGGGCCGGGCTCCTGGGCCATCCGTTCCCCAGTCGGCGCGAGGACCGCCCCCAGCGCTGAGGACGGCGCCCCGCGCGCAGCGGCGTCGTCGTCCGCGCAGCGGCGCGAGCAGGCCGCTCCGGGGCGAGCACGCCGCGCTCCGGGGCGAGCAGGCGCGCTCCGAGGCGAGCAGTCCGCGCTCCGGCCGTGCGCCGTGCGCTCGCGCCTCGGTCGTCGTCAGCCGCGTCGTCCGGCTGCCCGGCCCGACGCCGGCCCCCGTCCCCATCCGATCGTCCGCGACCGTCCCCTGGCCGCGGTGCGGCATCGTCAGCAGCACCACCACGAGAGGAGAAGTCCCATGAGCCCCACCGCCACGGCGCACGGCACCGTGCTGTCGTGGGCGTCCACGATCGAGCCGGACGCGCTCGCCCAGGCAGCGCGCACGGCGTCGATGCCGTTCGTCGTCACGCCGCTCGCCCTCATGCCCGACGCCCACGTGGGCAAGGGGTCCACCGTGGGCTCGGTGATCGCGACCGAGGGCGCGATCATCCCCGCGGCCGTCGGAGTCGACATCGGCTGCGGCATGGCCGCCGTCGACACCGGTCTCACGTCGCACGACCTGCCCGACACGCTCACCGGCCTGCACGGCCGGATCTCCGGCTCCGTACCGGCCGGCGTCGGGAAGGGCCATGGCGACCAGGACGTCGACGTCCTGCGCGTCGTGACCCGTCAGCCGGCGACGGACCTCGCGCAGCGCGGCCTCGACCGCACGGCGCGGGAGCAGTACGGCTCGCTCGGGTCCGGCAACCACTTCGTGGAGGTGTGCCTCGACGAGCGCGACCACGTGTGGGTCGTGCTGCACTCCGGGTCGCGCGGTGTCGGCAACAAGCTGGCCGCGGCGCACATCAAGGCCGCGCAGGGCCTGATGAAGCAGTGGTTCATCAGCCTGCCGGACCCGGACCTCGCCTACCTCCCGCAGGGCACCGCGCAGTTCACGGCCTACGTCCGCGACCTGCTGTGGGCGCAGGAGTACGCCGCGGCCAACCGGGCGCGGATGCTGCGGATCGTCCTGGACGAGTTCGCCGCGTTCCTCGGCCGGGCGCTCGAGCCGGTGGAGGAGATCAACTGCCACCACAACTTCACGCAGCAGGAGCACCACCGGGGTCGCGACCTCTGGATCACCCGCAAGGGCGCAATCCGGGCGGACGCCGGCCGGCTCGGGATCATCCCCGGCTCGATGGGGACCCGCTCCTACATCGTGGAGGGCCTCGGGTCGCCGGCGTCGTACGAGTCGTGCTCGCACGGCGCGGGACGCCGGATGTCGCGCTCCGCGGCCACGAAGGCGCTCTCGGTCGAGTCGCTGCGCTCGGCCATGGAGGGCCGCACGTGGAACGCCGGCGACGCGGCACGGCTGGTCGACGAGCACCCCGCGGCGTACAAGGACATCGACGAGGTGATGGACGACCAGCGCGACCTGGTCCGTCCGCTGCACACCCTGTCGCAGATCCTGAACTACAAGGGGGTCTGACGACGACGCTCGGCCCGGTCGGAGAGACCGGGCCGAGCGTCGTCACGGGGTCACCGCAGTGCGGGCGTCACAGCGGGGGAAGGGCGATGCCGGTCTCCGCGTGGCAGTCGTAGCCGTGGGGCACCTTGAACAGGTACTGCTGGTGGTAGTCCTCGGCGTAGTAGAACGGCAGGCCCTCCGCGGAGAGCACCTCGGTGGTGATGGGGTCGAAGCCCTTGGCCACGAGGACCTTCTCGTAGGCGTCGCGCGTGGCGGTGGCCAGCGCGGCCTGCTCGTCGGTGGTCGTGTAGAGCGCCGAGCGGTACTGCGTGCCGACGTCGTTGCCCTGGCGGTAGCCCTGGGTCGGGTCGTGGTTCTCCCAGAACACCTTGAGGACGTCGTAGGTCGACACCTTGGCGGGGTCGTACACGACGAGCACGTTCTCGGCGTGCCCGGTGCGGCCGGTGCACACCTCCTCGTACGTGGGGTTCGGCGTCACGCCGCCCTGGTAGCCGACGGCGGTGGTGTAGACGCCGGGCAGCCGCCAGAAGCGCTTCTCCGCGCCCCAGAAGCAGCCGAGGCCGACGTAGAGGTGCTCGAGGCCCTCGGGGAAGGGGCCCTCGAGCGGGGTGCCGAGCACCTCGTGGCGCTCGGGCACGGCGAACGGGCGGGTGGGGCGACCGGGCAGGGCGTCGTCGGGGGTGACCATCCGGGTCTTGGCCGAGGAGCCGAACAGGAACATGGGACCAGCCTCTCCGGGGGTCGCGGTGTGGGCAACCGCTGACCCGCACCCATCCCAACCGCGCGGCAGGCCCGGGGCTTCCCCCGGGTCCTTACCGACCGATGACGTCGCCCCGGCCGGGCCGCGGCGCGACGACGACGGGTCCCGCGTGCGGGTGAGCGACCGCCCGGCCGGCTCAACCCCGGCCCGATGCTGCCGATGCCTCACCGGAGGGCACGCGCGACGGTACTGAGGGGTCCGTCGCGGATCCGGAACGGCAGAGCGGGCAGGGGCGCACGGTCATGAGGACGCCGGAGCGGGTCGACGACGTCGACCCCGATGCGGGGGTCGGCGGGGAGCCGACGCCCGGCCGCGCCGTGCCGCCTTGGGCATCCGGCCGGGTCGGCCCGCGACTGCGGCTGCGCTGGGTCGTGCCGGTCACGCTCGCCCTCGCCCTCGTGCTGATCAGCTCGGCCAGCGTCCTCGCGGTCGCCGTCGCGTCGCGGGCCCACGAGGCCGAGAGCCAGCAGGAGCTCACCCTCGCCTCCGCCGCGCGCGAGGCGTCCGCGCAGGTCTCGCGGCAGGTCGACGTCGTGCGCCTGGCCGCGCTCCTCGCCGGGCGCGACCCGGCCCTGGCCGCGGTGCTCACGTCGCCGACGGCGCCGACGCCGGCCCAGCAGGAGGCGGCCCGGCGGCCGCTCGTCGCCCTCACCGAGCTGCGGCCCGGGCTCGTCGCGGTGGCGCGGCTGCGCACCACCAGCGGGCGCGAGGTGCTGCGCGTGCTCGACACGACGACGCCCACGGCCGACGGCCCCCTGCCGCTGATGCGCACCGGACTGGGCTCGCCCTGGCTGGCGACGGCGCTCGCGCAGGGACCGGGCACGGCGTACACGACCGAGCCGCACGCGTCGGTGACCGTGGTCGACCCCGTCGTCACCACGGTGACGGCGGTGGGCCCGGCGGGCGAGCCGGCCGGGGTGCTGGAGATCGAGTCCTCGGTGCCGCAGCTCACCGCCGCGGCCGCCCGCTCGCTGCCCGCGGGCGCGCAGCTCGGGGTGCAGTCGGCAGGCGAGGCGGTGATGCACCTCGGGGTCGACCTCG
This portion of the Frankiales bacterium genome encodes:
- the msrA gene encoding peptide-methionine (S)-S-oxide reductase MsrA produces the protein MFLFGSSAKTRMVTPDDALPGRPTRPFAVPERHEVLGTPLEGPFPEGLEHLYVGLGCFWGAEKRFWRLPGVYTTAVGYQGGVTPNPTYEEVCTGRTGHAENVLVVYDPAKVSTYDVLKVFWENHDPTQGYRQGNDVGTQYRSALYTTTDEQAALATATRDAYEKVLVAKGFDPITTEVLSAEGLPFYYAEDYHQQYLFKVPHGYDCHAETGIALPPL
- a CDS encoding GNAT family N-acetyltransferase, yielding MVQVRLEPMTQEQYDAYRATAEEGYAESMRLAGAKGDAESRAKAAEDYARLLPDGLATPGQLLWTAYDGEREVGILWVALTDTPDGTTAFGYDLEVPEPLRRHGYGRAILEAAVEELRARGVVSVGLNVFGHNLGAQALYEQMGFEVTAIQMVRKL
- a CDS encoding thioredoxin domain-containing protein, with translation MPDQPDTPDQGGAQGKPGKPGKSGKPGKQDARSTREKAAAARAEALRAERARQRRTSILIGLGLVVLVGLIVGAVVWNNAQSSTPSGSVTLPAPDPGAALPTGVLGSDSDTAYGYPLDPAAGTPVLQVWEDFQCPICKEFEATYGSSLKKLAQDGTVKVVYRPTIFLDYSQLGLGTDHASARATSAWGCAIDAGVGEAYHSTVFANQPTEGVGYTQDVLKQFGATAGLSGGALTTFDSCVDQQTYLGWASNSYQAFQDNGIPGTPNLVLNGKELPDSVRGLSPADFVAYITQHRND
- a CDS encoding RtcB family protein, which encodes MSPTATAHGTVLSWASTIEPDALAQAARTASMPFVVTPLALMPDAHVGKGSTVGSVIATEGAIIPAAVGVDIGCGMAAVDTGLTSHDLPDTLTGLHGRISGSVPAGVGKGHGDQDVDVLRVVTRQPATDLAQRGLDRTAREQYGSLGSGNHFVEVCLDERDHVWVVLHSGSRGVGNKLAAAHIKAAQGLMKQWFISLPDPDLAYLPQGTAQFTAYVRDLLWAQEYAAANRARMLRIVLDEFAAFLGRALEPVEEINCHHNFTQQEHHRGRDLWITRKGAIRADAGRLGIIPGSMGTRSYIVEGLGSPASYESCSHGAGRRMSRSAATKALSVESLRSAMEGRTWNAGDAARLVDEHPAAYKDIDEVMDDQRDLVRPLHTLSQILNYKGV
- a CDS encoding ATP-binding cassette domain-containing protein, coding for MRSDLDPRRPRDAGGGPHAGAAARRPVVGALAERRLARGDRLRRAAPAAGVGPGAVPGRARRARGGRRRGAAAATARHGGGVVSAAASGDATVVVVDRVTHAFGPEASDVVLHDVSFEVGPAELVVLAGRSGSGKSTLLHLVAGVAHPTHGTVQVLGRAADSWGDWATVALMPQRSSVSPELSVRENVGLPAALRGRDVDDALLDALGLAEIGHRPAADTSLGEQQRVSAARALALTPTLALLDEPTSHQDDDHVDLVLAALRDAGRAGTALLVATHDPRVIAIADRTVHLAQGRVVDP
- a CDS encoding ATP-binding cassette domain-containing protein, giving the protein MKGAEPASQVAVRCLRLVKMYAAPTGETQALRGVEAEFRTGTVSAVTGPSGSGKSSLLSIVALRERQTGGDLEVLGHAASAMSTSALAALRRKHIAWVAQRPTEVLFPHLTAQEQLAQTAALRGGDGEDVTALLGRMGLEHRRAAHVAQLSGGEQQRLAVAVAVLSGADVVVADEPTAELDDESAALVLAELRRRAEAGACVVISTHDDRAMRAVDRTLALRHGVLSSERSQSGVSLAAIDSAGRLQLPASALALFPDGRAVLEVGDAEVRLRPPHDTGEGS
- a CDS encoding SGNH/GDSL hydrolase family protein, coding for MAPTLAAREGWSRLERRTLSRHARGTAKRPGRRAGRGEAHRTGPNSGAYVGPRGEDVAVPATFPVLPIRDERVRRIASAAAKGGGGLLGVGTAVAGAAVGVMVVQARQARRAIGPRRGVPPYADGRYLPPGSDAARGTSLRLAVLGDSGAAGLGAEHAQGTAGGRLAAELAAASHRPVLLTNVAVVGAQSRDLEAQVERVLAVRPHVAVIMIGANDVTHLVRPQKSVQLLSEAVARLREAGSEVVVGTCPDLGTVRPIAAPLRQVAGRMSRELAAAQDIGVRRAGGRPVPLAEKIGALFAAEPEVYFSADRFHPSAEGYAACAHAMLPDVLEAVGLARPESGTGPVPALPGA
- a CDS encoding cystathionine beta-synthase, giving the protein MQVYDSVVELIGHTPLVRLHSVTAHLGPDAPDVLAKVEYLNPGGSVKDRIATRMIEAAEASGELQPGGTIVEPTSGNTGVGLAIVAQRKGYRCIFVCPDKVSADKQNVLRAYGAEVVVCPTAVDPEDPRSYYSVSDRLVQEVPGAWKPDQYSNPHNPRSHYETTGPELWEQTDGRITHFVAGVGTGGTISGTGRYLKDVSDGRVRVIGADPVGSVYSGGTGRPYLVEGVGEDFWPTTYDRTVADEIVAVSDRDSFLMTRRLAREEGLLVGGSCGMAVQAALEVAARAAKDDVVVVLLPDGGRGYLSKVFNDEWMADYGFLQTSGERTVGDVLRSKSVDLPQLVHTHPQETVREAIDILRTYAVSQMPVVRAEPPVKAAEVVGSVVDRDLLDALFEGRAHLSDPVEKHMSAGLPMIGSGEPVAAAVSALEKADAAIVVDDGLPAGVVTRQDLLHYLSS